From the genome of Cedecea lapagei, one region includes:
- a CDS encoding LytR/AlgR family response regulator transcription factor: MKVIIVEDEFLAQQELSWLIKNHSEMEIVASFDDGMDVLKYLQHHEVDAIFLDINIPSLDGVLLAQNISKFAHKPFIVFITAWKEHAVEAFELEAFDYILKPYQESRIIGMLQKLEAAWQQQTSQPVASHENRDATTINLIKDERIIVTDINDIYYAEAHEKMTFVYTRRESYVMPMNITEFCSRLPESHFFRCHRSYVVNLNKIREIEPWFNNTYILRLRDLDFQVPVSRSKVKEFRQLMRL, encoded by the coding sequence ATGAAGGTCATCATTGTAGAGGATGAGTTCCTGGCACAGCAGGAGCTTAGCTGGCTGATTAAAAACCACAGCGAGATGGAGATAGTCGCCTCTTTCGACGACGGGATGGATGTGCTCAAGTATTTGCAGCATCACGAAGTTGACGCTATTTTCCTCGACATCAATATTCCGTCGCTGGACGGCGTGCTGCTGGCGCAGAACATCAGCAAATTTGCCCACAAGCCGTTCATCGTATTTATCACCGCCTGGAAAGAGCATGCGGTGGAGGCCTTCGAGCTGGAGGCCTTCGACTATATTCTGAAGCCATACCAGGAGTCGCGCATTATCGGCATGCTGCAAAAGCTTGAGGCCGCCTGGCAGCAGCAGACTTCGCAGCCTGTCGCCAGTCATGAAAACCGCGATGCCACCACGATTAACCTGATAAAAGATGAACGGATTATCGTTACCGACATCAATGATATTTACTACGCGGAAGCGCACGAGAAGATGACGTTTGTTTATACGCGCCGCGAATCTTACGTCATGCCGATGAATATCACCGAATTTTGCAGCCGCCTGCCGGAAAGCCATTTCTTCCGCTGCCACCGCTCGTACGTGGTAAACCTGAACAAAATTCGCGAAATAGAGCCGTGGTTTAACAATACCTACATCCTGCGCCTGCGCGACCTGGATTTTCAGGTGCCGGTGAGCCGCAGCAAGGTCAAAGAGTTCAGGCAGCTCATGCGCCTGTAG
- a CDS encoding acetyl/propionyl/methylcrotonyl-CoA carboxylase subunit alpha, producing MTSATHKVLIANRGEIAVRIIRACRDYGAEAVAVYSDADADALHVRMADEAWALPGLHSSETYLNIPLLVDIARRSGATMVHPGYGFLSERAEFARAVQAAGLTWIGPEPETIEKLGDKVQARKIALQVGAPLVKGTAGPVSSAGEVVDFASTHGLPVAIKAAFGGGGRGLKVAWNPEEVEELYHSATREALSAFGRGECYVEQYLDCPRHIEAQVIADKHGNVVVLGTRDCSLQRRNQKLVEEAPAPFISEAQRQEIHTAARDICAQAGYVGAGTVEFLLSLDGKLSFLEVNTRLQVEHPVTEETTGFDIVVEQLRVAEGLPLSIQSTPVPRGHSFEFRINAEDAGKGYLPTPGKINLFRAPSGAGIRLDSGVEAGSKVPGSYDSLMAKLIVTGSTREQAIARARRALLEFEIDGVASVLPFHRAVMDDPDFTENFAVHTRWIETDFAARIAFAPRQVPAADEILTRSWIELDGRRLQLGLPASLFGGLALANTGSARQLIPEVTNEAAIEAPISGVLHGWIKEEGEVVAQGEVIGVMEAMKMEVQVVAHRSGRLKQGVATGASLEAGQPLGEIL from the coding sequence GTGACCAGCGCGACGCATAAAGTTCTTATCGCCAACCGTGGCGAAATTGCCGTTCGTATTATTCGCGCCTGCCGTGATTATGGTGCAGAGGCCGTGGCGGTTTACTCTGATGCGGACGCCGATGCGCTTCACGTTCGCATGGCAGATGAAGCCTGGGCTCTGCCGGGTCTTCACTCCAGCGAAACCTATTTAAATATTCCGCTGCTGGTGGATATTGCCCGCCGCAGCGGAGCCACCATGGTTCACCCGGGCTACGGTTTCCTCTCGGAAAGAGCCGAGTTTGCCCGCGCGGTACAGGCCGCCGGGCTTACCTGGATTGGCCCAGAGCCGGAGACAATTGAAAAGCTGGGGGACAAAGTTCAGGCCCGTAAAATTGCACTGCAGGTTGGCGCCCCGCTGGTAAAAGGCACGGCTGGCCCGGTCAGCAGCGCCGGTGAAGTTGTTGATTTTGCCTCTACGCATGGCCTTCCGGTTGCGATTAAAGCCGCATTTGGCGGCGGCGGACGAGGGCTGAAGGTGGCCTGGAACCCTGAGGAGGTCGAAGAGCTCTACCATTCGGCGACGCGTGAGGCGCTAAGCGCCTTTGGCCGCGGCGAGTGCTATGTCGAGCAGTATCTCGATTGCCCGAGGCATATTGAAGCGCAGGTGATCGCCGACAAACACGGCAACGTGGTGGTGCTCGGCACCCGAGATTGCTCGCTACAGCGCCGCAACCAGAAGCTGGTTGAGGAAGCTCCGGCCCCGTTTATCAGCGAGGCGCAACGTCAGGAAATTCATACCGCCGCTCGAGATATTTGTGCTCAAGCGGGCTATGTGGGCGCCGGGACCGTTGAATTTTTACTCAGCCTGGATGGCAAACTGTCATTCCTTGAGGTCAACACCCGCCTGCAGGTAGAGCATCCGGTTACCGAGGAAACGACCGGGTTTGATATCGTCGTTGAGCAGCTACGCGTGGCCGAAGGTTTACCGCTCAGCATTCAGTCAACGCCGGTACCACGCGGTCACTCGTTTGAGTTCCGCATTAATGCTGAAGATGCGGGTAAAGGCTATTTACCTACGCCGGGAAAAATTAACCTATTCCGCGCTCCGTCCGGCGCGGGTATTCGCCTCGACAGCGGCGTTGAGGCCGGGTCTAAGGTGCCGGGCAGCTACGACTCTTTGATGGCAAAACTGATCGTCACCGGCAGTACTCGCGAGCAGGCTATTGCCCGCGCCCGTCGAGCCCTGCTTGAGTTCGAGATTGACGGCGTGGCTTCCGTGTTGCCGTTCCACCGCGCCGTGATGGACGATCCTGATTTTACCGAAAACTTTGCCGTGCATACCCGCTGGATTGAAACGGATTTTGCCGCACGCATTGCGTTTGCCCCGCGTCAGGTGCCCGCAGCGGATGAGATTCTGACCCGTAGCTGGATAGAGCTGGACGGGCGTCGTTTACAGCTTGGGCTACCGGCAAGTCTGTTTGGCGGCCTTGCGCTGGCGAACACGGGCAGCGCCAGGCAGCTAATTCCTGAAGTCACCAATGAAGCCGCAATTGAGGCGCCGATTTCAGGCGTGCTTCACGGCTGGATAAAAGAGGAAGGGGAGGTTGTCGCGCAGGGAGAGGTGATTGGCGTGATGGAAGCCATGAAAATGGAGGTTCAGGTGGTGGCGCACCGCAGCGGCAGGCTCAAACAGGGCGTAGCAACAGGCGCTTCTCTTGAAGCTGGTCAGCCTCTCGGTGAGATCCTATAA
- a CDS encoding sensor histidine kinase: MHEIFTMLLAVFDRAALMLICLFFLIRIRLFRELLHKSAHTPKELLAVTAIFSLFALFSTWSGVPVEGSLVNVRIIAVMSGGILFGPWVGIITGLIAGTHRYLIDIGGITAIPCFITSILAGIISGWINRKVPKENHWRVGIVGGMICETMTMILVVIWAPTTALGLDIVSKIGVPMILGSVSIGFIILLVQSVEGEKEASAARQAKLALDIANKTLPLFRKVNSESLRQVCQIIRQDIDADAVAITDTEKVLAYVGLGENNYHENDQAFSPRTRQALKEGRIIIRNDDEAWRTPEIHSLIIIPLWEKGVVTGTLKIYYRHAHQITSTLQEMAVGLSQIISTQLEVSRAEQLREMANKAELRALQSKINPHFLFNALNAISSSIRMNPDTARQLIVNLSRYLRYNIELNDDELIDIRKELYQIKDYIAIEQARFGDKLTVIYNIDEEVNCRIPSLLIQPLVENAIVHGIQPCKGKGVVTISIEESGNRVRIAVRDTGNGIDPKVIERVENNEMPGNKIGLLNVHHRVQLLYGEGLIIRRLEPGTEIAFYVPRSAPTAAHRPLEGR; encoded by the coding sequence GTGCACGAAATTTTTACTATGTTGCTGGCGGTATTCGATCGCGCGGCGCTGATGCTTATTTGCCTTTTCTTCCTGATTCGCATTCGACTGTTCCGCGAACTGCTGCATAAAAGTGCCCACACGCCAAAAGAGCTGCTGGCGGTCACGGCCATCTTCTCCCTCTTTGCCCTGTTCAGTACCTGGTCCGGCGTGCCGGTTGAGGGGTCGCTGGTCAACGTTCGCATTATCGCCGTGATGTCCGGCGGCATTTTGTTTGGCCCCTGGGTCGGCATTATTACCGGGCTGATTGCCGGTACGCACCGCTACCTTATTGATATCGGTGGGATTACCGCCATTCCCTGCTTTATCACCAGCATCCTTGCAGGGATCATTTCTGGCTGGATCAACCGCAAAGTGCCGAAGGAGAATCACTGGCGGGTCGGGATCGTCGGCGGGATGATCTGCGAAACCATGACCATGATTCTGGTGGTGATCTGGGCGCCGACCACCGCGCTCGGCCTGGATATCGTCTCAAAAATCGGCGTGCCCATGATCCTCGGCTCGGTCTCTATCGGCTTTATCATCCTTCTGGTGCAAAGCGTTGAGGGCGAGAAAGAGGCAAGCGCTGCCCGCCAGGCCAAGCTGGCGCTGGATATCGCCAACAAAACGCTGCCGCTGTTCCGCAAGGTCAACAGCGAGTCGCTGCGCCAGGTTTGCCAGATTATTCGCCAGGATATCGATGCAGATGCGGTGGCCATTACCGATACCGAAAAAGTGCTGGCCTACGTCGGGCTCGGCGAGAATAACTACCATGAGAACGATCAGGCCTTCAGCCCGCGCACCCGCCAGGCGTTGAAAGAGGGGCGCATTATCATACGCAACGATGATGAGGCCTGGCGTACCCCGGAAATTCACTCCCTGATAATCATCCCGCTGTGGGAAAAAGGGGTGGTCACCGGCACCCTGAAAATCTATTACCGCCACGCCCACCAGATCACCTCGACGCTGCAGGAGATGGCCGTCGGCCTGTCGCAGATTATCTCCACCCAGCTTGAGGTTTCGCGCGCGGAGCAGCTGCGTGAAATGGCGAACAAAGCTGAGCTAAGAGCGCTACAAAGCAAGATAAACCCGCATTTCCTGTTTAATGCGCTGAATGCCATATCCTCCTCTATCCGCATGAATCCGGACACCGCGCGCCAGCTTATCGTCAATCTGTCTCGCTATCTGCGCTACAACATCGAGCTGAACGACGACGAACTGATAGACATCCGCAAGGAGCTCTACCAAATCAAGGATTATATTGCCATCGAGCAGGCGCGTTTCGGCGATAAGCTGACGGTCATCTACAACATTGATGAAGAGGTCAACTGCCGAATACCAAGCCTGCTTATCCAGCCGCTGGTAGAAAATGCCATTGTTCACGGCATTCAGCCCTGCAAAGGCAAGGGCGTGGTGACGATAAGTATTGAAGAGAGCGGCAACCGGGTACGTATTGCCGTGCGTGATACCGGCAACGGTATCGATCCTAAGGTGATTGAGCGGGTAGAAAATAACGAGATGCCGGGCAATAAGATTGGCCTGCTTAACGTCCATCACCGCGTTCAGCTGCTCTACGGCGAAGGGCTGATTATTCGTCGCCTGGAGCCGGGCACCGAAATCGCCTTTTACGTGCCACGTTCGGCTCCCACCGCAGCTCACCGCCCACTGGAAGGGAGATAA
- the alaC gene encoding alanine transaminase: MADSSPKRRFSRIDRLPPYVFNITAELKMAARRRGEDIIDFSMGNPDGATPPHIVEKLCTVAQREDTHGYSTSRGIPRLRRAISRWYKDRYDVEIDPESEAIVTIGSKEGLAHLMLATLDHGDTVLVPNPSYPIHIYGAVIAGAQVRSVPLVEGVDFFAELERAIRESYPKPKMMILGFPSNPTAQCVELEFFEKVVALAKQYDVLVIHDLAYADIVYDGWKAPSIMEVPGAREVAVEFFTLSKSYNMAGWRIGFMVGNQELVSALARIKSYHDYGTFTPLQVAAIAALEGDQQCVRDIAEQYKRRRDVLVKGLHEAGWMVECPKASMYVWAKIPEQYAAMGSLEFAKKLLQEAKVCVSPGIGFGDYGDTHVRFALIENRDRIRQAVRGIKAMFRADGLLPPLPKNAAENAE, encoded by the coding sequence ATGGCTGACTCCAGTCCAAAACGTCGTTTTTCGCGTATCGATCGCCTGCCCCCTTACGTTTTTAACATCACCGCCGAACTGAAAATGGCTGCGCGACGCCGCGGCGAGGATATTATCGATTTCAGCATGGGCAACCCGGACGGGGCGACGCCGCCGCACATCGTTGAGAAGCTGTGCACCGTGGCCCAGCGGGAAGACACGCACGGCTATTCCACATCGAGAGGGATCCCACGCCTGCGCCGCGCCATTTCTCGCTGGTACAAAGATCGTTACGACGTGGAGATCGACCCGGAAAGCGAAGCCATTGTGACCATCGGCTCGAAAGAAGGGCTGGCGCACCTGATGCTGGCGACGCTGGATCACGGTGATACCGTACTGGTGCCAAACCCAAGCTACCCGATTCATATTTACGGCGCGGTCATCGCCGGAGCGCAGGTTCGCTCTGTGCCGCTGGTAGAGGGCGTGGACTTCTTTGCCGAGCTGGAGCGAGCGATTCGTGAAAGCTACCCGAAACCAAAGATGATGATCCTTGGCTTCCCGTCTAACCCAACGGCGCAGTGCGTAGAGCTGGAATTTTTCGAAAAGGTCGTCGCGCTGGCGAAACAATACGACGTGCTGGTGATTCACGACCTGGCCTACGCCGATATTGTTTATGACGGCTGGAAAGCCCCTTCCATTATGGAAGTGCCCGGCGCTCGTGAAGTAGCGGTTGAGTTCTTTACGCTGTCAAAAAGCTACAATATGGCGGGCTGGCGCATTGGCTTTATGGTGGGCAACCAGGAGCTGGTGAGCGCGCTGGCGCGTATCAAGAGTTACCACGATTACGGCACCTTTACGCCGCTGCAGGTTGCTGCGATTGCTGCCCTTGAGGGCGACCAGCAGTGCGTGCGCGATATCGCAGAGCAGTACAAACGCCGCCGCGACGTGCTGGTAAAAGGCCTTCACGAAGCTGGCTGGATGGTGGAATGCCCGAAAGCATCGATGTACGTATGGGCAAAAATCCCGGAACAGTACGCGGCAATGGGCTCGCTGGAGTTTGCTAAAAAGCTGCTGCAGGAGGCGAAAGTTTGCGTTTCGCCGGGGATAGGTTTCGGCGACTACGGCGATACTCACGTTCGCTTTGCGCTGATTGAAAACCGGGACCGTATTCGTCAGGCCGTTCGCGGTATTAAGGCGATGTTCCGCGCCGACGGCCTGCTGCCGCCGCTGCCGAAAAACGCCGCGGAGAATGCCGAGTAA
- a CDS encoding GntR family transcriptional regulator — protein sequence MKKELPAQMLSEKIAETVRHKIIIGELVPGTRLSEAALSEQLEISRNTLREVFRMLTQEGLLRYEPNRGVYVAVPDMADILDIYRIRRLIECDALAHAYPLHPAVAKMEAAVEEARKHRQTSDWRSVGTANMKFHTAIVELADSERLIRLYRNISAELRLAFGHLNDPEMLYAPYIEKNAHILALLNDGSNAQAAATLAEYLELSERTVLAAWSRHQHSQ from the coding sequence ATGAAGAAAGAGCTGCCCGCTCAGATGCTGAGCGAGAAAATCGCCGAAACTGTTCGCCATAAAATCATTATTGGAGAGCTTGTACCGGGTACGCGGCTGTCGGAAGCCGCGCTCAGCGAGCAGCTGGAGATCTCTCGCAATACGCTGCGCGAGGTGTTTCGTATGCTGACCCAGGAAGGGTTGTTGCGCTATGAGCCCAATCGCGGCGTGTACGTGGCGGTGCCGGATATGGCTGACATTCTGGATATCTACCGTATTCGCCGACTCATTGAGTGCGATGCGCTGGCCCACGCTTATCCCCTGCACCCTGCCGTCGCGAAAATGGAGGCGGCCGTGGAAGAAGCGCGAAAACACCGTCAGACCAGCGACTGGCGCAGCGTGGGAACGGCCAACATGAAGTTTCATACCGCCATTGTTGAGCTTGCCGACAGCGAACGCCTGATTCGCCTTTACCGCAATATCTCAGCGGAGTTACGGCTGGCGTTCGGCCATCTGAACGATCCGGAAATGCTCTACGCGCCTTATATCGAGAAAAATGCGCATATTCTGGCCCTGCTCAACGACGGCAGTAATGCCCAGGCTGCCGCAACGCTTGCCGAATATCTGGAGCTTTCAGAGCGTACCGTGCTGGCGGCATGGTCCCGGCATCAGCACTCCCAATGA
- a CDS encoding 5-oxoprolinase subunit B/C family protein has translation MRFLAVNLGSFLVELSSLDETLALFDSLSAAPEKGIEEIIPAARTLLIRFCRRETSMVQLAEKIARHSLAQRTERSSQQVTIPVHYNGEDLPSVAELLGIEVQALIRRHQESVWNVAFTGFAPGFAYMVSDTGEWQTPRRSTPRTRIPAGSVALAGEFSGIYPQASPGGWQLIGQTELKMWDLSREQPALLMPGAQVNFIDAAKSTKTVSLPAQVPAQRLPEGTGATLTVLATGLQTLWQDNGRAGRAGMGLSESGAMDKAALHAANRIVGNPINSPCLEITQGGFRARVTGDVVIGVTGAQCPLTLRTAEGERYAVDSYRPLNLAAGDEIHFAAPVCGLRSYLAVRGGFIVPQSLGSAARDSLAQVGPEPLGVGDILATGSHPNPGPVLLNELPAASLPTAEDTVTLDIVLGPRTDWFTAQAIELLTAQSWRVTPQSNRIGLRLASEQPLARSKHQELPSEGTCSGSIQVPASGQPVLFLHDHPLTGGYPVIAAVAEYHLDLAGQIPPGAGIRFNVIRPFLEIAGSKASDQRDA, from the coding sequence GTGAGATTTTTAGCCGTTAATCTAGGCAGCTTTTTAGTGGAGTTGAGTTCTCTTGACGAAACGCTGGCGCTTTTTGATTCCCTGAGCGCCGCGCCTGAAAAGGGCATTGAAGAGATAATCCCTGCTGCACGCACTCTGCTAATCCGCTTTTGCAGGCGAGAAACCAGCATGGTGCAGCTGGCCGAAAAAATAGCGCGGCATTCTCTGGCTCAGCGTACGGAGCGCAGCAGCCAGCAGGTTACGATCCCGGTTCATTACAATGGCGAAGATTTGCCTTCCGTGGCTGAACTGCTGGGTATTGAGGTTCAGGCTTTGATTCGCCGCCACCAGGAGTCCGTGTGGAACGTCGCGTTTACCGGTTTTGCGCCTGGTTTCGCCTACATGGTCTCTGACACGGGGGAATGGCAAACGCCGAGACGCAGTACGCCGCGTACCCGTATTCCCGCTGGTTCTGTTGCACTGGCCGGTGAGTTTAGCGGTATCTATCCCCAGGCCAGCCCCGGCGGCTGGCAGCTAATTGGCCAGACCGAACTGAAAATGTGGGATCTCTCCCGCGAACAGCCCGCGCTGCTGATGCCCGGCGCGCAGGTGAATTTTATTGATGCAGCGAAAAGCACAAAAACCGTCTCTCTTCCCGCGCAAGTCCCTGCGCAACGCCTTCCCGAAGGTACTGGGGCAACGTTGACGGTGCTGGCTACAGGGCTGCAAACCCTGTGGCAGGATAATGGTCGGGCGGGAAGGGCCGGAATGGGGCTTTCCGAGTCCGGCGCGATGGATAAAGCCGCACTGCATGCGGCAAACCGTATTGTTGGCAATCCGATCAACTCACCCTGCCTTGAAATTACCCAGGGTGGATTCCGCGCCAGGGTGACGGGCGATGTGGTGATCGGCGTGACGGGGGCGCAGTGCCCGCTGACGCTGCGTACCGCAGAGGGCGAGCGTTATGCGGTAGACAGCTATCGCCCGCTCAATCTTGCTGCAGGGGATGAGATCCATTTCGCTGCTCCGGTATGCGGTTTACGCAGCTATCTTGCCGTGCGCGGCGGGTTTATCGTGCCGCAGAGCCTGGGCAGCGCGGCGCGAGATAGCCTTGCGCAGGTTGGCCCGGAGCCGTTAGGCGTGGGCGATATCTTAGCGACCGGTTCGCACCCAAATCCTGGCCCGGTACTGCTGAATGAACTGCCGGCGGCGTCGTTACCTACGGCAGAAGATACCGTTACGTTGGATATCGTGCTCGGGCCACGCACTGACTGGTTTACTGCGCAGGCGATTGAGCTGCTGACGGCCCAGTCCTGGCGGGTGACGCCGCAATCGAACCGCATCGGCTTACGCCTTGCGAGCGAGCAGCCCCTGGCGCGCAGTAAGCATCAGGAGTTGCCGAGCGAAGGCACCTGCAGCGGCTCCATTCAGGTTCCCGCCAGCGGGCAGCCCGTGCTGTTTCTGCACGATCATCCGCTCACCGGCGGCTATCCGGTGATTGCCGCGGTGGCTGAATATCACCTCGACCTGGCCGGGCAAATCCCGCCCGGTGCCGGGATCCGCTTCAACGTTATCCGACCTTTTCTGGAAATAGCAGGGAGTAAAGCCAGTGACCAGCGCGACGCATAA
- a CDS encoding DUF1479 domain-containing protein: MHLDIHDLPKAIREVKEKLRRELPDYQSVFAELEANIRQQIEAIRAELERGENPVPQLDADDILQGRVSEQQKALIRQRGCCTIRGVFPQEQASAWNEEIGNYLERNHFVERLKNAAEDNYFGTLADSKPQIYGIYWSKPQTEARQHERMKAVQVFLNNLWQTESNGRQHFDPNRVVTYADRTRRRPPRSSSLGLSPHVDGGSVERWLDENFRHVYRHVFSGNWKAYDPFAAEGRTEVREFPSPAVCSMFRTFQGWTALTPQRKHGGTLNLLPVANAMAWILLRALQDDVPEESLCEAKPGRALSINKAWHPLLLTGISSIPDMEPGDTVFWHCDVIHSVENEHLGEFDSNVMYIAAAPWCEKNAEYLPRQWEAFVEGKTPPDFAADNFEVDFVGRATVQDLTPAGKKQLGGG, translated from the coding sequence ATGCACCTGGACATTCACGATCTCCCCAAAGCTATCCGCGAGGTAAAAGAGAAGCTGCGTCGCGAACTTCCTGATTATCAGTCGGTTTTCGCCGAACTCGAGGCCAACATTCGCCAACAGATCGAGGCGATCCGCGCTGAACTGGAGCGAGGTGAGAACCCTGTTCCGCAGCTCGACGCGGACGACATTCTGCAAGGCCGCGTTAGCGAGCAGCAAAAAGCGCTGATCCGCCAGCGCGGCTGCTGCACCATTCGTGGCGTTTTCCCGCAGGAACAGGCCAGCGCCTGGAATGAAGAGATCGGCAATTATCTTGAGCGTAACCATTTTGTTGAACGTCTGAAAAATGCGGCGGAAGATAACTATTTCGGCACGCTTGCCGACAGTAAGCCGCAAATTTACGGCATTTACTGGTCAAAGCCGCAGACCGAAGCCCGCCAGCATGAACGCATGAAAGCGGTGCAGGTGTTCCTCAATAATCTCTGGCAAACGGAGAGTAACGGCAGGCAGCATTTCGATCCAAACCGGGTCGTTACCTACGCGGACCGCACGCGCCGTCGCCCACCGCGTTCAAGCTCGCTGGGGCTTTCGCCCCACGTTGACGGCGGCTCGGTTGAGCGCTGGCTGGACGAAAACTTCCGCCACGTTTATCGCCATGTCTTTTCCGGCAACTGGAAAGCGTACGATCCTTTTGCCGCCGAAGGGCGCACGGAGGTTCGGGAGTTTCCTTCTCCTGCGGTATGTTCGATGTTCCGCACTTTCCAGGGCTGGACAGCGCTCACGCCGCAGCGCAAGCACGGTGGCACCCTGAATTTACTCCCGGTGGCCAACGCCATGGCGTGGATCCTGCTGCGCGCTCTACAGGATGACGTGCCAGAAGAATCTTTGTGCGAAGCAAAACCAGGCAGAGCATTATCCATTAACAAAGCGTGGCATCCCCTTTTGCTGACTGGGATTTCCTCAATTCCCGATATGGAGCCGGGCGATACCGTTTTCTGGCACTGCGACGTGATTCATTCTGTTGAAAACGAGCACCTCGGCGAGTTTGACAGCAACGTGATGTATATCGCCGCCGCGCCGTGGTGCGAGAAGAACGCAGAGTATCTACCGCGGCAGTGGGAAGCCTTTGTTGAAGGCAAAACGCCGCCGGATTTCGCTGCCGATAATTTTGAGGTGGATTTTGTTGGCCGTGCGACCGTGCAGGATTTGACCCCAGCCGGAAAAAAACAGCTTGGCGGGGGATAA
- the ypdK gene encoding membrane protein YpdK → MRVSAERCEVKYFLMGISVIVVLWAGTFFLMVE, encoded by the coding sequence ATGCGCGTCAGCGCGGAGCGATGTGAAGTGAAATATTTTCTGATGGGTATTTCTGTGATTGTTGTGTTGTGGGCCGGCACGTTCTTCCTGATGGTTGAATAA
- the glk gene encoding glucokinase has translation MTKYALVGDVGGTNARLALCDLSTGEISQAKTYSGLDFPSLEAVIQHYLKEHNTSVQSGCVAIACPINGDWVEMTNHTWAFSTAEMKQNLGFEHLEIINDFTGVSMAIPALKKEHLIQFGGDKPVEGKPVVVYGAGTGLGVSHLVHVDKRWISLPGEGGHSDFAANSEEEDIILEQLRKELGHVSNERILSGPGLVNLYRAIVKADGREPENYQPKDVTEKAVEDSCTDCRRALSLFCVILGRFGGNLALNMSTFGGVYIAGGIVPRFLEFFKASGFRGGFEDKGRFKEYVKDIPVYLIVHDQPGLLGAGAHLRQTLGHVL, from the coding sequence ATGACAAAATATGCTTTGGTGGGAGATGTCGGCGGCACCAATGCACGTCTGGCGCTATGCGATTTGAGCACGGGTGAAATTTCACAGGCAAAAACCTACTCCGGTCTGGATTTTCCGAGCCTGGAGGCCGTGATTCAGCACTATCTCAAAGAACATAACACCAGCGTGCAGTCAGGATGTGTGGCGATTGCTTGCCCGATAAACGGTGACTGGGTTGAGATGACCAACCACACCTGGGCGTTTTCTACCGCCGAGATGAAGCAAAACCTGGGCTTTGAGCATCTGGAAATTATCAACGATTTTACCGGCGTTTCTATGGCTATTCCGGCGCTGAAAAAAGAGCACCTGATCCAGTTCGGCGGCGATAAGCCCGTCGAAGGCAAACCGGTTGTGGTTTACGGCGCCGGCACCGGGCTGGGCGTTTCTCACCTCGTCCATGTCGATAAACGCTGGATTAGCCTGCCGGGAGAGGGCGGCCACTCAGACTTTGCGGCAAACAGCGAAGAAGAGGACATCATCCTCGAGCAGTTGCGTAAAGAGCTTGGGCATGTCTCCAACGAGCGCATCCTCTCCGGCCCGGGCCTGGTCAATCTTTACCGCGCCATCGTCAAGGCGGACGGACGCGAGCCGGAAAACTACCAGCCGAAAGACGTCACCGAAAAAGCGGTGGAGGATAGCTGCACCGACTGCCGTCGCGCGCTGTCTCTGTTCTGCGTGATTCTGGGGCGCTTTGGCGGCAACCTGGCGCTGAACATGAGTACTTTTGGCGGGGTGTATATCGCTGGCGGCATCGTGCCGCGCTTCCTGGAGTTCTTTAAAGCCTCGGGTTTCCGCGGCGGGTTTGAAGATAAAGGCCGCTTCAAGGAGTACGTGAAGGATATTCCCGTCTACCTGATTGTTCACGATCAGCCGGGGCTGCTGGGCGCTGGAGCGCATCTGCGTCAGACGCTGGGGCACGTCCTGTAA
- a CDS encoding LamB/YcsF family protein encodes MLKTIDLNSDLGESFGQWSMGDDAAILSLVSSANVACGFHAGSPAGILETLKAAKAQNVVVGAHVAYPDLVGFGRRNMDVASDELTADVIYQIGALQGLARAAGTEVRYVKPHGALYNTIAHHERQALAVIDAILAVDPRLPLVGLAGSPVLALAQQKGLKTIAEAFADRAYHADGSLVSRREAGSVLHDAGLVAQRMLQLITEGGVNSIDGKFTPIQADSICVHGDSPGAIAMAAEIRKLLESQGVAIRAFAPQA; translated from the coding sequence ATGTTGAAAACAATCGATTTGAACAGTGATTTAGGCGAAAGCTTTGGGCAGTGGAGCATGGGTGACGATGCGGCAATCCTCAGCCTGGTCAGCAGCGCCAACGTGGCCTGCGGCTTCCATGCCGGATCGCCGGCCGGGATTTTAGAAACGCTAAAAGCGGCGAAGGCACAGAATGTAGTGGTGGGTGCGCACGTTGCGTACCCGGATCTGGTGGGCTTCGGGCGTCGCAATATGGACGTGGCAAGCGACGAGCTTACCGCCGATGTCATTTACCAGATTGGCGCGCTTCAGGGGCTGGCCCGCGCGGCCGGAACCGAAGTTCGCTACGTTAAGCCTCACGGCGCGCTGTATAACACGATTGCCCATCATGAACGCCAGGCGCTGGCGGTGATCGACGCCATTCTTGCCGTAGATCCACGGCTGCCGCTGGTGGGGCTGGCTGGCTCCCCGGTGCTGGCGCTGGCGCAGCAAAAAGGGCTGAAAACCATTGCCGAAGCTTTTGCCGACCGTGCCTACCATGCCGATGGCTCGCTGGTATCGCGTCGCGAGGCCGGCTCGGTGCTTCACGATGCCGGGTTGGTCGCTCAACGCATGCTGCAGTTAATTACCGAGGGCGGCGTGAACTCAATCGACGGAAAATTTACCCCAATACAGGCTGATTCTATTTGCGTACACGGTGACAGCCCTGGCGCTATTGCGATGGCGGCGGAGATCCGCAAGCTGCTTGAATCCCAGGGCGTCGCCATTCGCGCGTTTGCACCGCAGGCCTGA